Proteins from one Falco naumanni isolate bFalNau1 chromosome 2, bFalNau1.pat, whole genome shotgun sequence genomic window:
- the LOC121084104 gene encoding amine oxidase [flavin-containing] A-like, whose translation MAEKYDVVVVGGGISGLSAAKLLSESGVSVVVLEARNRVGGRTFTVRNNQVNYVDVGGSYVGPTQNRILRLAKELGVETYKVNVEGDMIHYKGGKSRYFTGISPSTWNPFVYLDYNNFWRTMDKLGKEIPLEAPWDAPHAEEWDKMTMKELIDKICWTKAAREFATLFVNINVTSEPHEVSALWFLWYVRQCGGTARIFSITNGGQERKFKGGSGQISEKIMERLEGRVKLERPVVLIDQTGDNVIVETLNHEKYEGKYVISAIPPILTTKIHYKPALPPKRNQLIQRLPMGCVIKCMVYYREAFWQRKGYCGSFLIEDEESPIGITIDDTKPDGSFPAIMGFILTRKAVKLAHLNKEERKKKICEAYAKAMGMEEALHPVHYEEKNWSMEQYSGGCYTAYFPPGIMYSYGRIIRQPIDRIYFAGTETATQWSGYMEGAVQAGERAAREILHRMGRISENEIWMPEPESKDVPARPFTTSFWERNLPSAPGLLCLLSSTIFFTSVAAAGLFACKKGQLIRN comes from the exons GTTTGTCGGCCGCCAAATTGCTCTCTGAGTCTGGGGTCAGTGTGGTGGTTCTTGAGGCCCGGAACAGAGTTGGAGGAAGGACATTCACTGTCAGG AACAATCAGGTTAATTACGTAGATGTGGGTGGATCATATGTGGGACCTACCCAAAACCGGATTCTCCGACTGGCAAAAGAACTGGGTGTTGAGACCTATAAAGTGAATGTCGAAGGCGATATGATCCATTATAAGGGG GGAAAGTCACGCTATTTCACAGGTATTTCCCCTTCAACATGGAATCCCTTCGTTTATCTGGATTACAATAACTTCTGGAGGACTATGGACAAGCTGGGAAAAGAG ATTCCTCTTGAAGCACCATGGGACGCTCCGCATGCTGAGGAATGGGACAAAATGACCATGAAAGAGCTGATAGATAAGATATGCTGGACCAA AGCTGCTAGAGAATTTGCCACCTTATTTGTGAATATCAACGTCACATCCGAGCCTCATGAAGTCTCCGCTCTCTGGTTCCTGTGGTATGTGAGGCAGTgtgggggcacagccaggattTTCTCCATCACCAATGGGGGCCAG GAGAGGAAGTTTAAAGGGGGTTCTGGTCAGATATCGGAGAAAATAATGGAACGCCTTGAAGGCAGAGTTAAACTGGAGAGACCTGTGGTCCTTATTGATCAGACAGGTGATAATGTCATTGTGGAGACTCTAAACCATGAGAAATATGAG GGCAAGTATGTGATCAGTGCTATCCCTCCGATCCTGACAACGAAGATTCATTACAAACCAGCACTACCTCCAAAGAGAAACCAGTTAATTCAGCGTTTGCCTATGGGGTGTGTCATAAAATGCATGGTGTACTACAGGGAGGCCTTCTGGCAGAGGAAGG GTTATTGTGGTTCCTTCCTCATTGAGGATGAAGAGTCTCCGATTGGAATAACCATAGATGACACGAAACCTGATGGATCTTTCCCTGCCATTATGGG tttcaTCCTTACCAGAAAGGCCGTTAAACTGGCCCATCTCAATAAGGAAGAGAG GAAGAAGAAGATCTGTGAGGCATATGCCAAAGCAATGGGGATGGAAGAGGCTTTACAT CCAGTGCATTATGAAGAAAAGAACTGGAGCATGGAGCAATATTCAGGAGGTTGCTACACAGCCTACTTCCCACCAGGCATAATGTATTCTTACGGAAG GATCATTCGGCAGCCCATTGACAGAATCTACTTTGCTGGCACAGAGACAGCTACCCAATGGAGTGGATACATGGAGGGGGCCGTACAGGCAGGAGAGAGAGCAGCCAGAGAG ATACTGCACAGGATGGGGAGGATCTCAGAGAATGAAATTTGGATGCCAGAGCCGGAGTCAAAG GATGTCCCAGCCCGACCATTCACCACCAGCTTCTGGGAGAGGAACCTGCCCTCCGCACCAGGATTGCTGTGCCTGCTTAGCTCTACCATCTTCTTCAcctctgtggctgctgcagggctgtttgcctgcaaaaaGGGACAGCTAATTCGAAACTAG